In Primulina eburnea isolate SZY01 chromosome 14, ASM2296580v1, whole genome shotgun sequence, the following proteins share a genomic window:
- the LOC140811714 gene encoding zinc finger CCCH domain-containing protein 32-like produces MERYSGIQAMEGVPGESVGEWVAPGGETGLEEPVWQLRLGGGPLSYPERPDDPDCIYYLRTGFCGYGNRCRFNHPRDRGVAMGTTRAGGSEHPERFGQPVCQYYMRTGMCKFGASCKYHHPRHGVGSSGPVTLNFFGYPLRPGEKECSYYVKTGHCKFGVTCKYHHPQPVGIQVPERTPGPGALAAPAAVPTPAVYPTLQPPIHSSQQYGVISGNWPVARPPILPGSYVPGSYGHVLLPPGVVPVPGWTPYPAPISPAGFPSTQPPGSTGTMYRIAHLSPQATSYTGPYLPVTSSAGPSSSSQKENAFPERPGQPECQYYLRTGDCKFGSTCKYHHPPEWSAQKTSFMLSPMGLPLRPGAPPCLHYAQNGVCKFGPSCKFDHSMRTLSYSPSASSLTDMPVAPYPVGSTSATLAPSSSSSDLRPELLSGFSQDAFSAQMSSMNSSSASVGSMFSKTEHVSQPSVRQSGTSSISSSGSTSQGGEIRTSR; encoded by the exons ATGGAGAGGTACAGTGGAATCCAGGCAATGGAAGGGGTACCGGGGGAGTCGGTGGGGGAATGGGTGGCGCCGGGAGGAGAAACTGGGCTTGAAG AACCTGTATGGCAATTGAGGCTTGGCGGTGGGCCCCTTTCGTACCCTGAGAGGCCTGATGATCCCGATTGTATTTATTACTTGAGGACTGGATTCTGTGGATACGGCAATAGGTGTCGGTTCAATCATCCCCGTGATCGTGGCGTG GCAATGGGAACTACGAGGGCTGGCGGAAGTGAACATCCAGAACGCTTTGGGCAACCTGTCTGTCAG TACTACATGAGGACAGGAATGTGCAAATTTGGTGCATCCTGCAAGTATCACCATCCAAGGCATGGAGTTGGTTCTTCAGGTCCAGTGACACTGAATTTTTTTGGATATCCCTTGCGACCG GGAGAAAAGGAATGTTCATATTATGTTAAAACAGGGCATTGCAAGTTTGGTGTTACCTGTAAATATCATCATCCTCAACCAGTTGGTATCCAAGTGCCAGAGCGAACTCCTGGTCCAGGAGCTTTGGCTGCTCCAGCAGCTGTGCCCACGCCTGCAGTTTATCCAACGTTGCAGCCTCCTATTCATTCTTCTCAACAATATGGGGTAATTTCAGGCAACTGGCCAGTAGCCAGGCCACCCATACTTCCTGGTTCTTATGTTCCTGGAAGTTATGGTCACGTGCTCCTTCCTCCAGGAGTTGTTCCTGTCCCTGGTTGGACACCTTACCCC GCGCCAATTAGCCCTGCGGGCTTCCCAAGTACCCAACCCCCTGGCAGTACAGGCACAATGTATAGGATCGCCCATTTATCTCCTCAGGCAACCTCATACACCGGACCATACCTTCCTGTTACTTCGTCTGCTGGTCCCTCAAGTAGCAGTCAAAAGGAAAATGCATTTCCAGAAAGGCCCGGTCAACCAGAATGCCAGTACTATTTGAGGACAGGGGACTGTAAATTTGGATCTACTTGTAAATATCATCACCCACCTGAGTGGAGTGCACAAAAAACAAGTTTTATGCTAAGTCCAATGGGTCTACCACTACGCCCA GGAGCACCACCATGTCTGCATTACGCACAAAATGGAGTCTGCAAATTTGGCCCCTCGTGCAAATTCGATCACTCGATGAGAACCTTGAGTTATAGTCCATCTGCTTCCTCTCTAACTGATATGCCTGTTGCACCTTACCCTGTGGGATCAACAAGTGCAACTCTGGCTCCATCATCTTCGTCATCAGACCTGAGGCCCGAATTACTTTCTGGTTTCAGTCAAGATGCCTTCTCAGCACagatgtcatctatgaacagtTCAAGTGCCTCAGTTGGTTCAATGTTCTCAAAAACCGAGCATGTTTCTCAACCAAGTGTTCGTCAATCTGGAACGAGTTCTATCTCTTCAAGTGGTAGCACAAGTCAGGGAGGTGAGATTCGCACATCAAGATAA